From Heliomicrobium modesticaldum Ice1, a single genomic window includes:
- a CDS encoding IS1380-like element ISHmo1 family transposase, with product MTMKKFIIEQSNEELTPVTGLALVGALLRKTSLKLRLDKFTVPTCLTPDISHGTVALSYLGLLCQGKNDFDAIELARGDDFFRYAMGVDIVPSSPTLRQRFEKVVETDLKWNDIIMEESARLIKKAKAPLTPVRVGATDYLTVDVDVTPLDNSGSKKEGVTRTYKGHDGFAPILAYLGQEGYCINVELRPGKDHSQKGTPQFLTKSINYARQCGAEKLLVRMDSGFDSVDNIRVLRAENVDYIIKRNLRQETPEMWRDIALKNGQARIVREGKVEYMGSVMWKVGNMEQRERVVFHVVERTILSNGQQLLLPELEVATYWTSLPVSPEELIHLQRDHGTSEQFHSELKTDLDLERLPSGKFKVNDLVFHFGALAYNLLRIVGQMSLHHPDSPLKRKAHTQRRRIRTVLQNVITIASRLVRHARQVKLRLGAHSPWYATFKDLYLAFS from the coding sequence ATGACCATGAAGAAGTTCATTATCGAGCAATCGAATGAGGAGCTTACACCGGTAACTGGATTGGCGCTCGTGGGCGCCTTGTTAAGAAAGACTTCATTGAAATTGCGATTGGATAAGTTCACTGTGCCCACTTGTTTGACACCAGATATAAGCCACGGAACTGTTGCTCTGAGCTACCTGGGCCTTCTCTGTCAGGGAAAGAATGACTTCGATGCGATTGAGCTGGCTCGTGGAGATGACTTTTTTCGATACGCCATGGGCGTCGACATCGTACCCTCCAGTCCCACGTTACGACAACGATTTGAAAAGGTTGTTGAGACGGATTTGAAATGGAACGACATCATTATGGAAGAATCTGCTCGTCTCATCAAAAAAGCAAAAGCTCCCCTGACACCTGTTCGGGTCGGCGCTACAGACTATCTGACGGTAGACGTAGATGTGACGCCATTGGATAATTCCGGTTCCAAAAAAGAGGGGGTGACGCGCACCTACAAAGGTCATGATGGCTTTGCGCCCATACTGGCCTACCTCGGTCAGGAAGGCTACTGCATAAACGTTGAGCTGCGTCCGGGCAAAGATCATAGCCAGAAAGGAACGCCCCAGTTCTTAACAAAGAGCATCAATTACGCACGCCAGTGCGGAGCTGAGAAGCTTCTGGTACGCATGGATTCCGGCTTTGACAGCGTCGATAACATACGTGTCCTCCGCGCAGAGAATGTTGACTACATAATCAAACGCAACCTTCGCCAAGAAACTCCCGAAATGTGGAGGGACATCGCCCTTAAAAATGGGCAGGCCCGAATTGTTCGGGAAGGAAAAGTGGAGTATATGGGCAGTGTAATGTGGAAGGTCGGCAATATGGAACAACGTGAACGGGTGGTTTTCCATGTCGTGGAACGAACCATCTTGTCCAATGGGCAGCAATTGCTGCTTCCAGAGTTAGAAGTGGCCACGTACTGGACGTCGTTACCCGTCTCGCCGGAAGAATTGATCCATTTGCAAAGAGATCACGGAACCAGCGAGCAATTCCATAGCGAGTTAAAAACGGACCTTGATTTGGAACGACTGCCTAGTGGAAAATTTAAGGTCAATGATCTGGTCTTTCATTTCGGTGCGCTTGCCTATAACCTGCTTCGCATCGTTGGTCAAATGAGCTTACACCATCCGGATTCTCCCCTAAAGAGAAAGGCCCATACGCAGCGCCGCCGGATACGCACGGTACTTCAAAATGTGATCACCATTGCGTCTCGATTGGTGAGACATGCCAGACAAGTGAAGCTCCGGCTCGGGGCGCATAGTCCCTGGTACGCAACGTTTAAGGATCTCTATCTTGCTTTTTCGTAA